One genomic window of Evansella cellulosilytica DSM 2522 includes the following:
- a CDS encoding ABC transporter permease, which translates to MKTSTEQSQQTVVIPKKKQFWKTMKNQKILYLMSIPVVIYVFIFNYLPVWGWTMAFQNYRPGRAFHEQEWVGLQHFIELFNDPHFYLVLRNTLAMSILLLIAGFTIPIIFAVLLNELKDSLFKRSVQTISYLPHFVSWVVVAGIVTKMLSTDGGIVNDILVGLNIVDNPIQFMAKGEWFWFIVTGADVWKQMGWNSIIFLAAMAGVDPQLYEAARVDGAGRFRRIWHITLPGIRPTILVILILSIGNLIAIGFERQLLLGNSLTREYSEVLELYALNYGIGMGRYSYGTAISIFNSMVSIFLLLVANGVFKRYSNTSVM; encoded by the coding sequence GTGAAGACATCTACGGAGCAATCGCAGCAAACTGTTGTCATACCGAAGAAAAAACAATTTTGGAAGACAATGAAAAATCAAAAAATCCTATATTTAATGTCTATCCCAGTAGTGATTTATGTCTTTATTTTTAATTATCTTCCTGTCTGGGGTTGGACGATGGCCTTCCAAAATTATAGACCTGGAAGGGCGTTTCATGAACAAGAATGGGTTGGCCTTCAGCATTTTATTGAACTTTTTAATGATCCTCATTTTTATTTAGTATTACGTAATACGTTAGCGATGAGCATACTGTTACTAATTGCGGGCTTTACGATACCAATTATTTTTGCAGTACTTCTTAATGAATTAAAAGATTCTTTATTTAAAAGGTCTGTTCAAACAATCTCGTATTTACCTCATTTTGTATCATGGGTTGTCGTAGCCGGTATTGTTACGAAGATGCTATCTACAGATGGTGGGATTGTGAATGATATTCTCGTAGGATTAAATATAGTTGATAACCCCATACAGTTCATGGCGAAAGGAGAATGGTTTTGGTTTATTGTAACTGGAGCAGATGTATGGAAGCAGATGGGGTGGAACTCAATTATATTTTTGGCTGCGATGGCTGGGGTAGATCCACAACTTTATGAAGCTGCTCGAGTAGATGGTGCTGGTAGATTTAGACGAATATGGCATATTACATTGCCTGGAATTCGTCCAACAATCTTAGTTATTTTAATTTTATCAATCGGAAATTTAATCGCAATCGGGTTTGAAAGACAATTACTACTAGGGAACTCACTCACCCGAGAATATTCAGAAGTACTGGAATTGTATGCGCTTAACTACGGTATTGGAATGGGGCGCTATTCATACGGAACAGCAATCAGTATTTTTAACTCTATGGTGAGCATTTTCTTACTACTAGTGGCAAACGGTGTATTCAAGCGTTATTCAAATACAAGTGTGATGTAG
- a CDS encoding ABC transporter substrate-binding protein — protein MLRKYSKMFGLLAMSSLLFVAACSDDDADTSSDGTDENEGTTEDVELEGDLEPITFSLFAADNNPNWNGMDTPVGQEILKATGVTLDADFALGDPAERIALMASSGQYPDFILPKGDGNLLVDAGGMIDLRPLIEEHAPNIQRVYGDYLDRMVWSEDDDSIYFLGTAPIDEEWLSPGNGFWLQHAVVEELGYPEINTLEDFENAIRTYYEMYPEIDGQPTIPLTLLADDWRLLISVTNPAFFSTGAPDDGEWYIDQDTYEAMLHYKRPEEREYFRWLNKMNAEGLLDPESFVQQEDQYKSKISSGRVLAMIDADWSIGDTQVALREDGKYERMHGVYPVTIDEDTKHANFWPTGYLSQWGIGISVDNPDPVRAIKFLDWMATDEAQILNNWGVEGEHYQLDEDGNRYLTEEQREERRADSTFSERSGISVYREYGPNFGDGAIDPTGQTYTINTPDTVIEDYTDVEKEVLAAYGVETWKELFPHDDEFTPRPYGAAWQINYSSDSPIAVPFQRAQDTMFTRIPQAILADPDEFDDIYDTFLEEISTDAMEEAEREFSRLVQQRVELWGED, from the coding sequence ATGCTTAGAAAGTATAGTAAAATGTTTGGTTTACTTGCGATGAGTTCACTTTTATTTGTAGCTGCGTGTAGTGATGACGACGCAGATACTAGCTCAGATGGTACGGATGAAAATGAGGGAACGACAGAGGATGTAGAGTTAGAAGGTGATTTAGAGCCGATTACTTTCTCCTTGTTCGCCGCCGATAACAACCCAAACTGGAATGGGATGGATACACCGGTTGGTCAAGAGATTTTGAAGGCTACAGGCGTCACGTTAGATGCAGACTTTGCCCTAGGTGATCCAGCTGAGAGAATTGCACTAATGGCTTCAAGTGGTCAATATCCAGACTTCATCTTGCCAAAAGGTGATGGAAACCTTTTAGTCGATGCAGGTGGAATGATTGATTTAAGACCTTTAATTGAAGAGCATGCACCTAATATTCAAAGAGTATATGGGGATTACTTAGACAGAATGGTATGGAGCGAGGATGACGATTCGATTTACTTTCTTGGAACGGCACCAATCGATGAAGAATGGTTATCTCCAGGAAATGGATTTTGGTTACAGCATGCGGTGGTCGAGGAGTTAGGTTATCCTGAAATTAATACTTTGGAGGATTTTGAAAACGCAATCAGAACTTATTATGAAATGTATCCTGAAATAGATGGACAGCCAACAATTCCTTTAACATTATTAGCTGACGATTGGCGATTATTAATTTCAGTGACAAATCCAGCATTTTTCTCTACTGGCGCACCGGATGATGGGGAATGGTATATTGATCAAGACACGTATGAAGCTATGCTTCACTACAAGAGACCAGAGGAAAGAGAGTACTTCCGTTGGTTAAATAAAATGAACGCAGAAGGACTATTAGACCCTGAAAGCTTTGTTCAACAGGAGGACCAATACAAGTCAAAAATTTCTTCAGGACGCGTATTAGCGATGATTGATGCAGATTGGTCTATCGGAGACACACAAGTAGCTCTTCGTGAAGATGGCAAGTATGAACGAATGCACGGAGTTTATCCTGTAACAATAGATGAAGATACGAAGCATGCAAACTTCTGGCCAACAGGCTACTTATCACAATGGGGAATTGGTATTTCTGTAGATAATCCAGATCCAGTACGAGCGATTAAGTTTTTAGACTGGATGGCAACGGATGAAGCACAAATCCTAAACAACTGGGGTGTTGAAGGAGAACATTATCAGCTTGATGAAGATGGAAATCGTTATTTAACGGAAGAGCAACGAGAAGAGCGAAGAGCTGATAGCACGTTTAGTGAAAGATCTGGAATTAGTGTATATAGAGAATATGGTCCGAACTTCGGAGATGGAGCAATAGATCCTACTGGTCAAACATATACAATTAATACACCAGATACCGTTATTGAAGACTATACTGATGTGGAAAAAGAGGTATTAGCTGCATATGGAGTGGAAACGTGGAAGGAACTCTTCCCTCATGACGATGAATTTACTCCAAGACCATATGGTGCTGCATGGCAAATTAACTATAGTTCAGATTCACCAATTGCAGTTCCGTTCCAAAGAGCACAGGACACGATGTTTACAAGAATTCCTCAAGCAATTTTAGCTGATCCTGATGAATTTGACGACATTTATGATACTTTCTTAGAAGAAATCAGTACCGATGCTATGGAGGAAGCAGAAAGAGAGTTTTCTAGACTTGTTCAACAGCGTGTGGAGCTTTGGGGCGAAGATTGA
- a CDS encoding response regulator, whose protein sequence is MYKVLIVDDERTVREGLKAVIPWEDYGFQVDTLVKDGQQALEHCREGSYDLIISDIRMAGMDGLQLIKHIREFDSKIQCLILTGYADFDYAKKAIQHNVAGYLLKPIDEESLIPALIQIKKDLDKENIVKELTLIEKERQREWFILSHLFNKSDEHEADGGVQLAKEFGIHWDKYEVLLMKMEDFNREVANMLSIKQKIKELVDQKSKKGAFVFLHEAYVGILFNSNVYKKREIQYLYQEIKEVLDDSQVKFTSALGNCVDSLSKIKISYQTALRLIQHQFFFPEGELLIRGKELIKFKRTKRVGNSETLNEIINKLYLSLELGEWQMVKLLLEQVAEWSDHVYSERTLKKNYVYILSILMNKLQKSKPNKELFFSKIAEKVLEIYHINHFQQLQQFVNNLVDELYDEFEYDQSDDQLKKLMMLIENKYYENLKLEKLADLFNYNSAYLGKLFKSYTGEYFNTYLDKVRIKNAKKFLLEGLKVYRVAEIVGYNNVDYFHSKFKKYVGISPSAYRRKENNHLKKLSDL, encoded by the coding sequence ATGTATAAAGTATTAATTGTTGATGATGAGCGAACTGTAAGAGAAGGCTTAAAGGCAGTAATACCTTGGGAAGACTATGGTTTTCAAGTTGATACTTTAGTGAAGGACGGCCAACAAGCGTTGGAGCATTGTAGAGAAGGATCCTATGATTTAATTATTTCAGACATCCGAATGGCTGGGATGGACGGGCTGCAGCTCATTAAACATATTCGTGAGTTTGATAGTAAAATTCAATGTTTAATATTAACTGGCTATGCTGACTTTGATTATGCAAAAAAGGCGATTCAGCATAATGTAGCTGGGTATTTATTAAAGCCTATTGATGAAGAAAGTTTAATCCCAGCTTTAATTCAAATAAAAAAAGATTTGGACAAAGAAAATATAGTAAAGGAATTGACATTAATAGAAAAAGAGAGACAACGGGAATGGTTTATATTATCACATCTGTTTAATAAATCGGATGAACACGAAGCGGATGGCGGAGTCCAACTTGCTAAAGAGTTTGGTATTCACTGGGATAAATATGAAGTACTGTTAATGAAAATGGAGGATTTTAACCGAGAAGTAGCCAACATGCTTTCAATTAAACAGAAAATAAAAGAGCTAGTAGATCAAAAATCTAAAAAAGGTGCATTCGTTTTTTTACACGAAGCCTATGTCGGAATTTTATTTAATAGCAATGTTTATAAAAAAAGAGAGATTCAATATTTGTATCAAGAAATTAAAGAGGTACTCGATGATAGCCAGGTAAAATTCACATCTGCGCTTGGAAACTGTGTGGATTCTTTAAGTAAAATTAAAATTTCATATCAAACTGCTTTACGTTTAATACAGCATCAATTTTTCTTTCCTGAAGGTGAACTGTTAATAAGGGGGAAGGAGTTAATTAAATTTAAACGAACCAAAAGAGTGGGGAATTCAGAGACGTTGAATGAAATCATTAATAAGTTATACTTGTCTCTTGAGCTTGGTGAATGGCAAATGGTCAAATTATTATTGGAGCAAGTAGCGGAGTGGTCTGATCATGTTTATAGTGAAAGAACGTTAAAAAAGAATTACGTCTATATTTTATCTATTTTGATGAATAAGCTTCAAAAGTCTAAGCCTAATAAAGAACTATTTTTTTCAAAAATAGCAGAAAAAGTGTTGGAAATTTACCATATCAATCATTTTCAGCAGCTCCAGCAATTTGTGAATAATTTGGTTGATGAGCTATATGATGAGTTTGAGTATGATCAATCAGATGACCAACTGAAGAAGCTGATGATGCTCATTGAAAATAAGTATTATGAAAATTTAAAGCTAGAAAAGCTAGCTGATTTATTTAATTATAATAGTGCGTACTTAGGGAAGTTATTTAAAAGCTATACTGGTGAGTATTTCAACACCTATTTAGATAAAGTGAGAATAAAAAATGCGAAAAAATTTCTTCTCGAAGGGCTGAAGGTGTATCGTGTTGCTGAAATTGTCGGCTATAATAATGTAGATTATTTTCATAGTAAATTCAAAAAATACGTAGGTATTTCTCCTTCTGCATATCGCCGAAAAGAAAATAATCATTTAAAGAAACTCTCAGATCTCTAA
- a CDS encoding carbohydrate ABC transporter permease, with product MTPAERFFDYANYIFMIIVIVVMLYPFLNVLAISLNDSTDTVRGGIYIWPREWTLDNYAVIMRYDSLVTGFINSVLRTVIGTVGGLIVCSMVAFTLARKDFQARRFVSTVIVLTMFFSGGLIPTYMLMRDLGLINSFAVYILPLLASAWNIIIIRSFMDTLPNALQESAKIDGANDFVIYWKIILPICKPVLATIALFIAVMQWNMWFDTYIYNSANPALTTLQYELMKILQNTATSAGIDATRGGAGSDLVSRVSPESVRMAITIVTMVPILLVYPFLQKYFVKGMTLGAVK from the coding sequence ATGACACCAGCTGAACGATTTTTTGATTATGCAAACTATATTTTCATGATCATCGTCATCGTCGTCATGCTGTATCCTTTCCTAAATGTACTGGCTATTTCATTAAATGATTCGACAGATACAGTTAGGGGCGGTATTTATATATGGCCGAGGGAATGGACGTTAGATAACTATGCGGTAATTATGCGTTATGATAGCTTAGTCACTGGTTTTATTAATTCAGTGTTAAGAACCGTAATCGGTACAGTCGGAGGATTAATTGTTTGTTCGATGGTGGCGTTCACACTAGCGAGAAAGGACTTCCAAGCACGAAGATTTGTGTCTACGGTCATTGTTCTCACAATGTTTTTCAGTGGAGGTTTAATCCCGACATACATGCTGATGCGTGATCTAGGATTGATTAATTCATTTGCCGTCTATATTTTACCGTTATTAGCAAGCGCTTGGAATATTATTATCATTCGTTCTTTTATGGATACGTTACCAAATGCACTCCAAGAATCTGCAAAAATAGATGGGGCTAATGATTTCGTTATCTATTGGAAAATTATTTTACCGATATGTAAACCAGTGTTAGCGACAATTGCATTATTCATTGCGGTCATGCAATGGAACATGTGGTTTGATACTTATATTTATAATAGCGCTAATCCAGCACTCACAACGTTACAATATGAATTAATGAAAATACTTCAAAACACTGCAACAAGCGCGGGGATAGATGCTACTCGTGGTGGAGCTGGTTCTGATTTAGTGAGTAGAGTTTCTCCTGAGTCTGTACGAATGGCTATTACCATAGTAACGATGGTTCCTATACTACTCGTCTATCCATTTTTACAAAAGTATTTTGTAAAGGGAATGACGTTAGGAGCAGTAAAGTAA
- the yicI gene encoding alpha-xylosidase, with product MKFTDGNWLIREGFDLITPEYLFKVTHDEESLTALVAPYDVSNRGAQLDLPLLTVKYSSPINEVIRVQIVHHKGRKPLYPEFSINEQNDRSVKVTDNEEYVSLTSGNLSVALNKAGGWGSQYLFEGKPLTSSGFRGMAHVTDAKNNTYIREELSLSVGENLYGLGERFTPFVKNGQVVDTWNKDGGTSSEQSYKNVPFYLSNKGYGIFVNHPENVSFELASEKVSKAQFSVEGESLEYFIIGGGTAKCVLENYTTLTGKPALPPAWSFGLWLTTSFTTNYDEETVNRFVDGMAERNLPLRVFHFDCFWMEALKWCDFEWDKEVFPDPQGMLNRLKEKGLKICVWINPYISQQSHLFDEAMEKGYLLKKANGDVWQWDKWQPGMGIVDFTNPDACKWYNAHLERLLDMGVDSFKTDFGERIPTDVVYHDGSDPMKMHNYYSFLYNKVVFELLEEKLGIGEATLFARSSTAGGQQFPVHWGGDCDATYESMAESLRGGLSLGLSGFGYWSHDIGGFESTAPADLYKRWAAFGLLSSHSRLHGSKSYRVPWIYDEESVDVVRFFTKLKCSLMPYLYNEAYNSSKVGLPMMRAMLLEFPDDPTCDYLDRQYMLGDSFLVAPVFSEDGVVSYYLPEGTWTNYFTNETVAGGKWVKEQHDYLSIPLYVRPNTIVAVGSENTKPDYDYANNVEMHIFELSTTATATVRSEKGEEDFTVTAEKVGSAIKVKLNKVIEKPWSIVLRGIDTVRDVEGASVVDTSIGVKVVPGDSVAEFTIYL from the coding sequence ATGAAATTTACAGATGGAAATTGGTTAATAAGAGAAGGGTTTGACCTTATTACACCTGAATACTTATTTAAAGTAACACATGATGAAGAATCGTTAACAGCTCTAGTAGCACCATACGATGTATCCAATAGAGGTGCACAACTAGATTTACCATTACTAACGGTAAAGTACTCCTCACCGATAAACGAAGTCATTCGTGTCCAAATAGTGCATCATAAAGGGAGAAAGCCGCTCTATCCTGAGTTTTCTATTAATGAACAAAATGATAGGTCTGTTAAGGTCACCGATAATGAGGAGTATGTATCTTTAACAAGCGGGAATTTATCAGTCGCATTGAATAAGGCAGGAGGCTGGGGATCGCAGTATTTGTTTGAAGGGAAGCCACTTACCTCCAGTGGTTTTAGAGGTATGGCCCATGTTACAGATGCGAAAAACAATACGTATATTCGGGAGGAGCTTTCTTTATCTGTAGGAGAAAATTTATATGGACTTGGAGAAAGATTTACTCCCTTTGTCAAAAATGGTCAAGTTGTTGATACGTGGAATAAAGACGGTGGAACGAGTTCCGAGCAGTCATATAAAAATGTACCATTTTATTTATCGAACAAAGGTTACGGGATTTTTGTCAACCACCCTGAAAATGTTTCCTTTGAACTAGCTTCTGAAAAAGTCTCAAAAGCGCAATTTAGCGTAGAGGGAGAGTCGTTAGAATACTTTATTATCGGTGGTGGCACAGCAAAGTGTGTGCTAGAAAACTATACAACACTGACAGGTAAACCGGCGTTACCTCCAGCATGGTCTTTTGGCTTATGGCTAACCACTTCCTTTACAACAAATTACGACGAGGAAACAGTGAATCGTTTTGTAGATGGAATGGCTGAGCGTAACTTACCATTACGCGTTTTTCATTTTGATTGCTTTTGGATGGAAGCCTTAAAATGGTGTGACTTTGAATGGGATAAAGAGGTCTTTCCGGATCCTCAAGGAATGCTAAATCGATTAAAAGAAAAAGGCTTAAAAATATGTGTTTGGATCAACCCATATATTTCACAACAATCGCATCTTTTTGACGAAGCAATGGAAAAAGGCTATTTGTTGAAAAAAGCAAATGGTGATGTATGGCAATGGGATAAGTGGCAGCCTGGAATGGGAATTGTTGATTTTACTAATCCGGACGCATGCAAATGGTACAACGCTCATTTAGAAAGACTGTTAGACATGGGAGTAGATAGCTTTAAAACAGATTTTGGTGAAAGAATTCCTACTGATGTTGTTTATCATGACGGTTCAGATCCAATGAAAATGCATAATTACTACTCATTTTTATATAATAAAGTCGTTTTTGAATTATTGGAGGAAAAGCTTGGGATTGGAGAAGCAACATTGTTTGCTCGTTCTTCTACAGCTGGCGGACAGCAATTCCCTGTTCATTGGGGTGGCGATTGCGACGCGACTTATGAATCAATGGCCGAGAGCTTGCGTGGAGGATTATCATTAGGGCTATCTGGCTTTGGCTACTGGAGTCATGATATTGGTGGATTTGAAAGCACGGCACCTGCCGACTTATATAAGAGGTGGGCAGCATTCGGTTTACTGTCAAGCCATAGTCGATTGCATGGTAGTAAATCATACCGAGTACCATGGATTTATGATGAGGAATCTGTAGATGTAGTAAGGTTCTTTACTAAACTAAAGTGCTCGTTGATGCCATATTTATATAATGAAGCCTACAATTCTTCAAAGGTTGGATTACCGATGATGCGTGCGATGCTTCTTGAGTTTCCAGACGATCCAACTTGTGATTATTTAGATCGTCAATATATGCTAGGGGATTCCTTCTTAGTTGCTCCAGTGTTTAGTGAAGATGGTGTCGTTTCCTACTATTTACCGGAAGGAACGTGGACAAATTATTTCACAAATGAAACGGTAGCTGGTGGGAAGTGGGTGAAGGAGCAGCATGATTATTTAAGTATTCCTCTTTATGTTCGTCCAAATACGATTGTTGCGGTTGGTTCGGAAAACACGAAGCCAGATTATGATTATGCGAATAATGTGGAGATGCACATATTCGAGCTTTCAACAACAGCAACAGCGACTGTAAGAAGTGAAAAAGGAGAAGAGGACTTCACGGTTACTGCTGAGAAAGTTGGGTCAGCGATAAAGGTGAAGTTAAATAAAGTAATAGAAAAGCCTTGGAGTATCGTGTTAAGAGGGATAGATACTGTGCGTGACGTAGAAGGAGCTTCTGTTGTTGACACGTCTATTGGAGTTAAGGTCGTACCAGGTGACTCTGTAGCGGAATTTACGATTTATTTATAA
- a CDS encoding cache domain-containing sensor histidine kinase — MIQFFIKKLNDMKVRNKLVFSFILVVFVPILIVGVILTSELRQMALNNAIDQTTSDMTRIKTRISDALFPSVYVSNALLVDHRLNDLVNRTYDSTYDVVEAYRNFHIFDSNVRYYNEINDIRFYVKNDTMLNNWRIIPVNNHSEVLQTSWYEEAIVNRGLISWEFMETERSGSERRFHITRVVHFPQHQTYGVLVVEINTNNLNFILSQEALPILILDSKNNIVATNDVDHLGKNLEEVTISPQLTNGRTGTFQDVVFDEPSHITVDHISVPNSVNDLRIVSIITDAEIMEDANKLRRLGFTIISISIVIAFILIFSVSHLISNRISILSNQIRKVARGNLTTYSEVEGRDEIGQLSTEFNRMTKSIKELLEEIEHKNTEKRVLEKRQNQIKLKMLASQINPHFLFNTLETIRMKTLLSGEKEIAHIVKRLGKLLRSSIEVGGGMVPLKQEMEMVKAYLEIQNFRFDERLEYELKIDPKTEAIKIPPLIIQPLVENAVIHGLENKIEGGKVIVETRLIGDDMIVSVKDNGVGISTKKKEEIFLSLTENTVEAENRIGLRNVHERILLTYKTSNGLVINSEQHKGTRVSFSIPLNEDE; from the coding sequence ATGATACAATTTTTTATTAAAAAATTAAATGATATGAAAGTAAGAAATAAGCTAGTCTTTTCATTTATTTTAGTAGTGTTTGTCCCAATCTTAATTGTTGGTGTCATTTTGACTTCTGAACTACGGCAAATGGCATTAAATAATGCTATCGATCAAACCACATCAGATATGACTCGTATTAAGACGAGAATAAGTGATGCCCTCTTTCCTTCCGTTTACGTCTCAAATGCTTTATTAGTAGATCATCGATTAAATGACTTAGTGAATAGAACGTATGACTCTACTTATGATGTGGTGGAAGCGTACAGAAATTTTCACATTTTTGATAGTAATGTACGTTATTATAATGAAATTAATGATATTCGTTTTTATGTGAAAAACGATACGATGTTAAATAATTGGAGAATAATTCCGGTAAATAATCATAGTGAAGTGCTTCAGACATCATGGTACGAAGAAGCAATAGTCAATCGGGGGTTGATAAGCTGGGAGTTCATGGAGACGGAGAGAAGCGGTAGTGAAAGAAGGTTTCATATTACACGTGTCGTTCATTTTCCGCAGCATCAAACGTACGGTGTTCTTGTAGTCGAGATCAATACAAATAATTTAAATTTTATTTTGTCGCAAGAAGCGCTGCCCATTCTTATTTTAGATTCGAAAAATAACATCGTTGCCACAAATGATGTTGATCATCTAGGAAAAAACTTAGAGGAAGTCACCATTTCTCCTCAATTAACGAATGGAAGAACGGGAACCTTTCAAGATGTCGTATTTGATGAGCCATCACACATTACAGTAGATCACATATCAGTACCGAATAGTGTAAATGATTTAAGGATAGTATCGATTATCACAGATGCTGAAATAATGGAGGATGCGAATAAACTAAGAAGGTTAGGTTTTACGATAATCTCCATTAGCATTGTAATTGCTTTTATATTAATTTTTAGTGTCTCACACCTTATCTCAAACCGAATCTCTATTTTAAGTAATCAAATCAGAAAAGTGGCAAGGGGAAATTTGACTACTTATTCTGAGGTCGAGGGAAGAGATGAAATTGGTCAACTTTCCACAGAGTTTAATAGAATGACGAAAAGCATTAAAGAGCTTTTAGAAGAAATAGAGCATAAAAATACAGAAAAAAGGGTGCTAGAAAAAAGACAAAATCAAATAAAATTGAAAATGCTAGCAAGTCAAATTAACCCACATTTTTTGTTTAATACGTTAGAAACGATTAGGATGAAAACACTTTTAAGTGGTGAAAAGGAAATTGCCCATATTGTAAAGCGGTTAGGGAAGCTTTTACGTAGCAGTATAGAGGTTGGCGGTGGTATGGTCCCTTTAAAACAGGAAATGGAAATGGTAAAAGCGTATCTTGAAATTCAAAATTTTCGTTTTGACGAAAGGCTCGAATATGAGTTAAAGATCGATCCGAAAACAGAGGCTATTAAGATTCCGCCACTTATTATTCAGCCTTTAGTGGAAAACGCAGTGATACATGGGTTGGAGAATAAGATAGAAGGAGGAAAAGTAATCGTAGAGACGAGACTAATAGGAGATGATATGATCGTAAGTGTAAAAGATAATGGGGTTGGAATATCGACTAAGAAGAAGGAAGAGATTTTCTTGTCGTTAACAGAAAATACTGTAGAAGCAGAGAATAGAATTGGGCTAAGAAATGTTCATGAACGAATTCTATTAACATACAAAACTAGCAATGGTCTAGTTATCAATAGTGAACAACACAAAGGTACTCGAGTCTCATTTTCTATTCCTTTAAATGAAGATGAATAG
- a CDS encoding GNAT family N-acetyltransferase, which translates to MNYYQCDNLIIRSMEHGDIEKFVKGFVAQNWHKPNEQFEEFYIRQESKEQVVVVAEVNNQVAGYVTLLPSAITGPFASEHIPEIVDLNVLIKFQKNGIGNKMMDVVERIAKEYRDKVSLAVGLHYGYGSAQKMYVKRGYIPDGSGVWYKGQQLEQYAPCANDDDLILYLIKQI; encoded by the coding sequence ATGAATTATTATCAGTGTGACAATCTAATTATTCGCTCGATGGAACACGGTGATATAGAGAAGTTTGTTAAAGGATTTGTTGCACAGAATTGGCATAAACCAAACGAGCAGTTTGAGGAATTCTACATTCGTCAAGAAAGCAAAGAACAGGTAGTTGTTGTTGCTGAAGTAAATAATCAAGTAGCAGGTTACGTCACACTTTTACCTAGTGCTATAACAGGACCTTTCGCATCTGAACATATCCCTGAAATTGTTGATTTAAACGTACTTATAAAATTTCAGAAGAATGGTATTGGGAACAAGATGATGGATGTGGTAGAACGAATTGCAAAAGAATATAGAGACAAAGTATCGCTAGCCGTTGGTTTACATTATGGTTATGGTTCTGCTCAAAAAATGTATGTTAAAAGAGGATATATCCCTGACGGTTCAGGGGTGTGGTATAAAGGACAACAGTTGGAGCAATATGCTCCATGTGCAAATGACGATGATTTAATTCTTTACCTCATAAAACAAATTTAA